A section of the Echeneis naucrates chromosome 12, fEcheNa1.1, whole genome shotgun sequence genome encodes:
- the LOC115052322 gene encoding SCAN domain-containing protein 3-like, with product MPLLEGRKAPKRMGPKLWVMGGAAGEQGEAAEGTPVSSHLPKTCMFTFIGDSVAMIETNTTAAELFKSLDGYITGKLKWSCCVGICTDGAAAMTGRLSGLTARIKEVAPECESTHCIIHREMLASRKMPPELNSVMNDVVKVINHIKAHTHALNSRLFEQLCEEMDAEHKRLLLYTEIRWLSRGKTLARVFELREQLQRFLSEKKSPLAAHFSDQEWVTKLAYLCDIFSLLNKLNLSLQGKMTTIFKLADKVAAFKAKLDLWGRRVNRGILDMFQTLAGILCETESAPSLTKLVHDHLSSLLKEFERNFPTSKDPRTAKEWIRDPFVNKPAESSMSVQEEDQLLKIANDGGLKTVFETTTLPVFWIKVMAEYPEIANTALKILLPFPTSYLCEAGFSALTATKTRQRSRLDISNTLRVSLSAITPRWDHLVAKKQAQGSH from the exons atgccCCTTCTGGAGGGTAGAAAAGCTCCTAAGCGTATGGGGCCTAAGCTATGGGTGATGGGAGGGGCTGCTGGAGAGCAGGGGGAGGCAGCAGAG ggtactccggtttcctcccaccttccaaagaccTGCATGTTTAcgttcattggtgactctgtAGCTatgatt GAAACCAACACCACAGCCGCAGAACTGTTCAAATCGCTGGATGGTTACATAACAGGAAAACTGAAATGGTCCTGTTGTGTCGGCATATGTACCGACGGCGCTGCTGCCATGACCGGACGGCTGTCTGGATTAACTGCTCGGATTAAGGAGGTTGCACCTGAGTGTGAATCCACGCATTGTATCATTCACAGGGAAATGCTTGCAAGCCGAAAAATGCCACCGGAATTAAACAGCGTAATGAATGATGTCGTTAAAGTTATTAACCACatcaaagcacacacacacgcgcttAACTCACGTCTGTTTGAGCAGCTTTGTGAGGAGATGGACGCGG aacacaaACGCCTTCTCTTATACACAGAGATAAGATGGTTATCTCGTGGGAAAACACTGGCCAGAGTGTTTGAACTACGAGAGCAGCTGCAAAGATTTCTCTCAGAAAAGAAGTCACCGCTGGCAGCACATTTCAGTGACCAGGAATGGGTCACAAAACTGGCTTATTTGTGCGACATATTCAGCTTGCTCAATAAACTCAACCTGTCACTCCAGGGGAAAATGACAACTATCTTTAAGTTGGCAGATAAAGTAGCTGCATTTAAAGCCAAACTGGATTTGTGGGGACGGCGCGTGAACAGAGGCATATTGGACATGTTTCAAACATTAGCGGGGATTTTGTGTGAGACTGAGTCTGCGCCCTCACTCACCAAGCTGGTGCACGATCACCTGTCTTCGCTGTTAAAGGAGTTTGAGCGCAACTTCCCAACCTCAAAGGACCCACGAACGGCCAAGGAATGGATACGTGACCCATTTGTCAACAAACCAGCTGAATCCAGCATGTCCGTGCAAGAAGAAGACCAACTGCTGAAGATCGCAAATGACGGCGGCCTTAAAACAGTGTTTGAGACAACAACTCTGCCGGTGTTCTGGATTAAAGTCATGGCAGAATACCCAGAGATCGCTAACACAGCGCTGAAGATCCTGTTGCCATTTCCAACATCCTATCTGTGTGAAGCGGGGTTTTCTGCATTGACAGCCACCAAAACAAGGCAAAGGAGTAGACTGGACATAAGCAACACACTTCGGGTGTCTTTGTCTGCCATTACCCCCAGATGGGACCATCTCGTTGCAAAGAAACAAGCTCAGGGCTCCCATTGA